A genome region from Coffea arabica cultivar ET-39 chromosome 7e, Coffea Arabica ET-39 HiFi, whole genome shotgun sequence includes the following:
- the LOC140010935 gene encoding homeobox-leucine zipper protein ATHB-20-like: MIHGNMETFFPVDSMFQNHQDHDRLPSSNNPSAPCTAHHDFPGISGALMRRSMSFSGADMSEEALRLEDDMSDDGAAPLGEKKKRLNLEQVKVLEKSFELGSKLEPERKMQLARALGLQPRQVAIWFQNRRARWKTKQMEKDYEVLKRQVEILKADNELLRAQNKRFHSELVALQSVELSAAVEPINLNNRENEASWSSGSRENSIDVNLGTTSVETGLIIPNSHPTSNHMPFPSTMEQPAVGPTHHLLQASLGPDLQGPRIDQTTSDEALCNAFNNIEEQPSFSPWSTWPNQQNFR; the protein is encoded by the exons ATGATTCATGGTAATATGGAAACCTTTTTCCCGGTCGACTCCATGTTTCAAAACCATCAAGATCATGACCGCCTTCCTTCCAGCAATAATCCCTCTGCCCCTTGCACGGCACATCATGACTTCCCTG GCATTTCTGGTGCCCTGATGAGGAGATCCATGTCGTTTTCTGGGGCTGACATGTCTGAAGAAGCGCTGCGTCTAGAAGATGACATGTCTGACGACGGCGCTGCGCCACTTGGGGAGAAGAAGAAGCGGCTCAACTTGGAGCAGGTGAAGGTGCTCGAGAAAAGTTTCGAGTTGGGTAGCAAGCTTGAGCCAGAGAGGAAAATGCAGCTAGCCAGGGCTCTGGGGTTGCAACCAAGGCAAGTCGCCATATGGTTCCAGAACAGGAGAGCTAGATGGAAGACTAAGCAAATGGAAAAAGACTATGAGGTTTTGAAGAGACAAGTCGAAATACTCAAGGCTGACAATGAACTCCTCAGGGCTCAGAACAAGCGATTTCACTCTGAG CTAGTGGCTCTACAAAGCGTGGAATTAAGTGCTGCAGTAGAACCAATCAATTTGAATAATAGAGAAAATGAGGCTTCTTGGAGCAGTGGAAGCCGCGAAAACAGCATTGATGTCAACTTGGGTACCACATCAGTAGAAACTGGACTTATAATCCCAAACTCTCATCCGACCAGTAATCATATGCCATTTCCTTCAACAATGGAGCAACCTGCAGTTGGTCCAACTCATCATCTCCTCCAGGCCTCACTGGGACCAGATCTCCAAGGTCCTAGGATCGATCAGACCACCTCGGATGAAGCCTTATGCAACGCGTTCAACAATATTGAGGAACAGCCTAGTTTTTCTCCATGGTCGACATGGCCAAACCAGCAAAATTTTCGTTGa
- the LOC140010868 gene encoding uncharacterized protein At3g28850-like yields MGCATSKQKVCRKCQEPYSPVRRSYSMHASYHPPQKEGESYHLVALTSSTLGSLKLDLLDPNHPAFKRKGDEGEEESSVINPVSEQDDDNHSVKSRKEEFAVGVIEAKTWSKMIDEKIPKVAPRTPIRTPPGEPETINAWELMEGLEDTSPLRPANHHFRSFSFHVGSNHQFPCFVDDQHTPRVHDDGEVPAVKPVWLDTADSSDSNSNETSIISEFDPEVISAFRKSLEELPPANPFHLKPLMGEQALDGKDEPLEAADHVKERSPWTAAPRGKDRLIVYFTSLRGVRKTYEDCCNVRIILKGLGVKLDERDVSMHSGFKEELKELLGECWCKGGALPKVFIGNRFLGGAEEIRRMHEDGQLEKAVEGCESADDGGGGGGGNAGVCNACGDIRFVPCETCCGSCKIYYEGEYDEEECEDAEYGFQRCPDCNENGLTRCPICCG; encoded by the coding sequence ATGGGGTGCGCAACATCAAAGCAGAAGGTATGCCGGAAATGTCAGGAGCCTTATTCTCCGGTGCGGCGGAGCTATTCAATGCACGCCTCCTATCACCCTCCTCAAAAGGAAGGCGAAAGCTATCATCTCGTGGCTCTTACCTCCTCTACATTGGGTTCTCTCAAGCTTGATTTGTTAGATCCAAATCATCCCGccttcaaaagaaaaggagacgaaggagaagaagaatCCTCCGTTATAAACCCAGTCTCAGAGCAAGATGACGATAATCATTCGGTAAAATCAAGGAAAGAGGAGTTCGCCGTGGGTGTCATCGAAGCTAAAACTTGGTCGAAAATGATCGACGAAAAAATCCCAAAAGTTGCTCCCAGAACGCCAATCAGAACTCCTCCTGGGGAGCCGGAAACTATCAATGCCTGGGAATTGATGGAAGGGCTGGAAGACACTAGTCCTCTTAGGCCCGCCAATCATCATTTCCGTAGCTTTTCTTTCCACGTGGGTTCCAACCATCAATTTCCATGCTTTGTTGACGATCAGCACACCCCGAGAGTTCATGATGACGGGGAAGTGCCGGCGGTGAAGCCGGTATGGTTGGACACAGCCGATAGTAGCGACTCCAATTCCAATGAGACGTCAATAATCTCAGAATTCGATCCTGAAGTGATATCTGCTTTTAGGAAATCACTGGAGGAGCTCCCGCCGGCCAATCCCTTCCATCTCAAGCCGCTGATGGGTGAGCAGGCTTTGGACGGCAAAGATGAGCCCTTGGAAGCAGCTGATCATGTCAAGGAAAGAAGCCCTTGGACTGCCGCGCCACGGGGTAAAGACAGGTTAATTGTGTATTTCACAAGCCTAAGAGGGGTTAGGAAGACGTACGAGGATTGCTGTAATGTTAGAATTATATTAAAAGGGTTAGGCGTTAAGCTTGACGAGAGGGATGTTTCAATGCATTCCGGGTTCAAGGAAGAATTGAAAGAGCTGTTGGGAGAGTGTTGGTGTAAGGGAGGTGCATTGCCTAAGGTGTTTATTGGTAACAGATTCCTCGGTGGGGCGGAAGAGATACGCCGAATGCACGAGGACGGGCAGCTTGAGAAGGCCGTGGAAGGATGTGAATCGGCGGATGATggtggcggcggcggcggcggcaaTGCTGGTGTTTGCAACGCATGCGGGGATATTAGATTTGTTCCTTGCGAAACGTGTTGCGGGAGTTGTAAAATTTACTATGAAGGTGAATATGACGAAGAAGAATGCGAAGATGCTGAATACGGATTTCAGAGGTGTCCCGATTGCAATGAAAATGGGCTTACACGCTGTCCAATTTGCTGCGGTTAA